A DNA window from Methanobacterium sp. contains the following coding sequences:
- a CDS encoding 4Fe-4S binding protein → MKEKTESFRADIKKKIKDYAKDMGADDIGFASVRNYRSPNSIPIKELFPEARTIIVLAFQQIDNCESDNDQFASVGIKIVTEFSHSCTYKLARFIKKQFKAHVMAVPGAGPVNVDKNTGLPSGYVSLRHAALAAGLGNFGRNNLILHPEMGSKVVFTAIITDLDIESDIPIEEKSCINCDICVNQCPVNALAEEDKTNVGLCAFNSRPYGVHGSIGFWTKFTESSTDDQKKMLQDEKFKRLYQALALGSQYVCFNCTKSCPVGQ, encoded by the coding sequence ATGAAAGAAAAAACAGAATCTTTCAGGGCAGACATAAAGAAAAAAATTAAAGACTATGCAAAAGATATGGGAGCAGATGATATAGGTTTTGCTTCAGTCCGAAATTACAGGAGTCCAAACTCCATTCCTATAAAAGAACTCTTTCCTGAAGCCAGAACTATCATAGTTTTAGCATTTCAACAGATCGATAACTGTGAAAGCGATAATGACCAGTTTGCCTCGGTTGGTATTAAAATAGTAACAGAATTTTCGCATTCATGCACATATAAACTAGCTCGCTTCATAAAAAAACAATTCAAAGCCCATGTAATGGCCGTACCCGGTGCAGGCCCTGTAAATGTAGATAAAAATACAGGATTACCTTCAGGATATGTTTCGCTGCGTCATGCTGCACTGGCTGCAGGCTTAGGAAATTTCGGCAGAAATAATTTGATATTGCATCCAGAAATGGGTTCAAAAGTAGTATTCACAGCAATCATTACAGATCTTGATATTGAATCAGACATTCCTATTGAAGAGAAAAGTTGTATAAACTGTGATATATGCGTAAATCAATGCCCAGTTAATGCTTTAGCTGAAGAGGATAAAACAAATGTTGGTTTATGCGCTTTTAACAGCCGGCCATATGGAGTTCATGGTAGTATAGGGTTCTGGACAAAATTTACTGAAAGCAGTACTGATGATCAAAAGAAGATGCTTCAAGATGAGAAGTTTAAGAGATTGTATCAAGCATTAGCCTTAGGCTCTCAATATGTCTGTTTTAACTGTACCAAAAGCTGTCCTGTAGGGCAGTGA
- a CDS encoding STAS domain-containing protein codes for MDINTKRTNDILQISVKGRLDTFGALELGDAFNSVIKKNDTHIIVDMNDVYYLSSAGIRILLQLNKKLKKRGGDLHLCHVNQYPSEVLEMTGLDNVFLIHSGKEKAIFHITEKLYKTKINWKDALSYTKNNIEITVYKSSQKSAILKAVGDISKVLFAQLEQKDIYSKKFSETEYSIGLGALGDDVNEYMQILGEMITLSGTMVWLPTDGHDTPDFLTPYKDTGNVTIHTGFNASLEGDFNDIMIVKAKNGESFTISAIYAAVFNIARQTHPNFSGVISIAMQADLDEFYSSGVKIAPVKKFAPENHQMITHKDNFKDWMDINSKPQYHGETMVSFGVGMDLSGSISTIKKEALHTLFYLNPANIRDSELILHNHAVIFKHIPLKKTCNLDKTIKNIISNGKFIDMRHLLDNTKIKQAVIGVSYITDIVFENE; via the coding sequence ATGGACATAAATACCAAAAGAACCAATGATATCCTGCAAATCTCCGTTAAAGGAAGGTTAGATACATTTGGGGCGTTGGAATTAGGTGATGCATTTAATAGCGTCATTAAAAAGAATGATACCCATATAATTGTAGACATGAATGATGTCTATTATTTAAGCAGTGCTGGCATCAGGATCCTTCTTCAACTAAATAAAAAGCTCAAAAAAAGAGGTGGAGATCTCCATTTATGCCATGTAAATCAATACCCATCAGAAGTACTGGAAATGACAGGGTTAGATAATGTATTTTTAATTCATTCTGGAAAAGAAAAAGCAATATTTCACATTACAGAGAAACTATATAAAACAAAAATAAACTGGAAGGATGCATTATCTTATACTAAAAATAATATTGAAATAACCGTTTATAAATCATCACAGAAATCTGCCATTTTGAAGGCTGTTGGAGACATATCTAAGGTTTTGTTTGCCCAATTAGAACAAAAAGATATTTATTCTAAAAAATTTTCAGAAACTGAATATTCCATCGGTCTTGGTGCGTTAGGAGATGATGTAAACGAATACATGCAAATTCTCGGCGAAATGATTACCCTAAGCGGGACCATGGTCTGGCTCCCAACAGACGGGCATGATACCCCTGACTTTTTAACTCCGTATAAAGATACTGGAAATGTAACTATCCATACAGGGTTTAATGCATCATTAGAAGGAGATTTTAATGATATAATGATTGTAAAAGCTAAAAATGGAGAAAGCTTCACTATAAGCGCCATTTATGCTGCTGTATTTAATATTGCACGTCAAACTCATCCCAATTTCAGTGGAGTTATAAGTATAGCCATGCAGGCAGATTTAGATGAATTTTACAGCTCAGGGGTTAAAATTGCACCTGTTAAAAAATTTGCACCTGAAAATCACCAGATGATAACACACAAAGATAACTTTAAAGACTGGATGGATATAAACAGTAAGCCCCAATATCATGGGGAAACAATGGTAAGCTTCGGCGTGGGTATGGATCTTAGTGGAAGCATATCAACCATAAAAAAAGAAGCTTTACACACTTTGTTCTATTTAAATCCTGCAAATATAAGAGATAGTGAACTGATCTTACATAACCATGCGGTTATTTTTAAACATATCCCCCTTAAAAAAACATGCAATTTGGATAAAACAATTAAAAATATCATAAGCAACGGCAAATTTATAGATATGCGCCATCTGCTGGACAATACAAAAATTAAGCAGGCGGTTATTGGAGTTTCTTATATTACAGATATTGTTTTTGAGAATGAATAA
- a CDS encoding 4Fe-4S dicluster domain-containing protein: MSIITKIKDKYAGYRLEKVNNLENSVKEIGGCVTASPSSPEKLMPDKLKITLKTLPRQLSIAKNMELTVKSLKNNPENPKINASHDFIEKFENYAGSIGIDNIGYIKVPSTFIFKDKSILFDNAIILIMEMDKKAVDAAPSPETQEMSNVTYDELGKKTNQIAGFLRENGFAAHASHPAGGVVMYPHLAQKAGLGYRGTHGMLITPEFGPRQRLSAIFTSIQNLQANTDVDHSWIPEFCAKCGKCIKNCPGNAIIQEKSSETGITRTKVIKDLCSGCTICMRGCSFNRRGYMQIKDKYEKSEEIIS; this comes from the coding sequence ATGAGCATAATAACTAAAATAAAGGACAAATATGCTGGTTACAGGCTTGAAAAAGTCAATAATCTTGAAAATAGTGTTAAAGAAATAGGAGGATGCGTAACAGCATCACCATCATCTCCAGAGAAGTTGATGCCTGATAAACTGAAAATAACACTAAAAACGCTCCCAAGACAGCTTTCAATAGCAAAAAATATGGAATTAACAGTTAAATCACTTAAAAATAATCCAGAAAATCCAAAAATAAATGCCAGCCATGATTTTATTGAAAAATTTGAAAATTATGCGGGATCAATTGGTATAGACAATATAGGATACATAAAAGTCCCTTCCACGTTTATATTCAAAGATAAATCGATTCTTTTTGATAATGCAATTATCCTGATAATGGAAATGGACAAAAAAGCTGTAGATGCTGCCCCAAGTCCTGAAACTCAGGAAATGAGTAATGTAACCTATGATGAGCTTGGTAAAAAAACCAACCAAATTGCAGGATTTTTAAGAGAAAATGGATTTGCTGCCCATGCCAGCCATCCTGCAGGAGGAGTTGTAATGTATCCACATCTAGCCCAAAAAGCAGGTTTAGGTTATAGGGGAACACATGGAATGCTTATAACACCAGAGTTTGGTCCAAGACAGCGGTTGTCTGCAATATTTACCAGTATTCAAAATTTACAAGCAAATACAGATGTTGATCACTCATGGATTCCTGAATTTTGTGCAAAATGTGGTAAATGTATTAAAAACTGTCCTGGAAACGCAATTATTCAAGAAAAATCTTCTGAAACTGGAATAACAAGGACAAAAGTTATAAAAGATCTGTGCAGTGGCTGCACTATTTGCATGCGTGGTTGCAGTTTTAACAGAAGAGGATACATGCAAATTAAAGACAAGTATGAAAAATCCGAAGAAATAATAAGTTAA
- a CDS encoding nuclease-related domain-containing protein: MPYLICNECEIYYEIEPDFDPEALKTCEKCGLQLEYYENFDDYYNNENINPNAYEDEENFNTHSKYAKITTAGFIIAIIGLFVFILAYVSPIFLISQSTNNFKNPNNLLNLSLQIIFFYITAVFIMAAGVLTYLYGKRNGKIMKARVNNANQRRRTVKKNSTANYFKNLPEGYFILNNLKIQGKKIKINHVVIGPTGIFLIHINNLRGHYVINENKWIDDIGKIVSKAILNPQQVKLNAIELKRFLDSKNLNIDYIMLNSIVAFPNNNFTVRKMPRTYTVMNTREISNFIANSKVKMDLSTITEAVVLLEHYCSDIARI; the protein is encoded by the coding sequence ATGCCTTATTTAATCTGCAATGAGTGTGAAATTTATTATGAAATAGAACCAGATTTTGATCCTGAGGCTTTAAAAACCTGTGAAAAATGTGGTTTGCAATTGGAGTACTATGAAAACTTCGATGATTACTATAACAATGAAAATATTAACCCTAATGCTTATGAAGATGAAGAAAATTTCAATACTCATTCAAAATATGCCAAAATTACCACTGCAGGTTTTATAATTGCAATCATAGGGTTATTTGTATTCATATTAGCTTATGTATCTCCCATTTTTTTGATATCTCAAAGTACAAATAATTTTAAAAATCCAAACAATTTATTGAATTTATCTCTGCAGATAATATTTTTTTATATTACAGCTGTTTTTATTATGGCTGCAGGCGTTCTTACTTATTTATATGGTAAAAGAAATGGAAAAATAATGAAAGCACGCGTTAATAATGCAAATCAGAGGAGAAGAACCGTAAAAAAAAATTCAACTGCAAATTATTTTAAGAATCTACCTGAAGGCTATTTTATTTTAAATAACCTGAAAATCCAGGGTAAAAAAATAAAAATTAATCATGTGGTAATTGGACCAACAGGTATCTTTTTAATCCATATCAATAATCTCCGCGGCCATTATGTCATCAACGAAAATAAATGGATAGATGACATTGGTAAAATAGTCTCAAAAGCTATCCTTAATCCTCAGCAGGTTAAGCTGAATGCAATAGAATTAAAAAGGTTTTTAGATTCTAAAAATTTAAATATTGATTACATAATGCTTAATTCAATTGTTGCATTCCCCAATAATAATTTTACAGTTCGAAAGATGCCGAGAACTTATACTGTGATGAATACTAGAGAAATATCTAATTTTATTGCTAACTCAAAAGTAAAAATGGATTTAAGTACTATTACTGAAGCTGTAGTCTTACTGGAACATTACTGCAGTGATATAGCACGTATTTAA
- a CDS encoding DUF302 domain-containing protein, with protein sequence MEINADFKGFTCTFELLLGNLDRSVFNETDPSMIERCLKEMGGEEDLMLFEVLDHGNLLNIIGSPKNAKQYVLGNPLIASEMTRHDIRAGLYAPLRVLVYETDDQLTRIDFDQPSSLFGQFNNPNVTTVAQSLDKKLINLIQEAESMAKYLNE encoded by the coding sequence ATGGAGATAAATGCTGATTTTAAAGGGTTCACATGTACATTTGAACTATTACTCGGCAATTTAGATAGATCTGTATTTAATGAAACTGATCCTAGTATGATTGAAAGGTGCCTCAAGGAGATGGGTGGAGAAGAGGATTTAATGCTTTTTGAAGTTTTAGATCATGGAAACCTTTTGAACATAATTGGGTCTCCTAAAAACGCCAAGCAATACGTCCTGGGAAATCCTCTAATTGCAAGTGAGATGACACGTCATGATATTAGAGCAGGACTTTATGCACCCCTGAGAGTGCTTGTATACGAAACTGACGATCAGTTAACTCGAATAGATTTTGATCAGCCTTCATCCCTCTTTGGACAATTTAACAACCCCAATGTTACAACTGTTGCACAATCTCTTGATAAAAAATTGATAAATCTCATTCAAGAAGCAGAATCAATGGCTAAATACTTAAACGAATAA
- a CDS encoding pyridoxamine 5'-phosphate oxidase family protein has translation MQYRMRKHQLSEEEITKLLTKQPVGNLATINENGYPYVVPVHFTYHEGKIYIHGLPKGQKINNIQANEKVCFETYFMKGFILDEKPCDVNTEYESIVIMGTASIIDNFDLKEAVLNKIVKKYTPHLEGTKMPDNVIRGTGVIEITIEECTGKYYK, from the coding sequence ATGCAATATCGAATGAGAAAACATCAGTTGAGCGAAGAAGAAATAACCAAACTCTTAACCAAACAACCAGTGGGCAACCTGGCAACCATAAATGAAAATGGATATCCATACGTGGTCCCTGTACATTTCACTTACCATGAAGGTAAAATTTACATCCATGGACTGCCAAAAGGACAGAAAATCAACAATATTCAGGCCAATGAAAAAGTGTGCTTTGAAACTTATTTCATGAAAGGTTTTATTCTCGATGAAAAACCATGTGATGTAAATACAGAATATGAAAGCATTGTTATCATGGGAACCGCGTCAATTATTGATAATTTTGATTTAAAAGAAGCAGTACTGAATAAGATTGTGAAAAAATATACTCCTCATTTAGAAGGGACCAAAATGCCCGATAATGTGATAAGGGGTACAGGCGTAATTGAAATAACTATTGAAGAATGTACAGGTAAATATTATAAATAA
- a CDS encoding HAD family hydrolase, with protein MVIEIPGTIFLDLDGTLLDTSPRHYKLYQDILNNKGVSESKVSLEKFWNMKRAGIKTRDILPASLSNEIIDSFEKEWLQKIEKKSYLQYDEPFPKTKKVLSCLNKEFDLVLVTLRNNTENLHWELSKLGLQNYFKAIICGEGPKNKLVEDYLMDSPDEKCIIIGDTEEDIKTGLELEIITISVTWGIRSRGFLEQFNHDFCIDSFQEIMDIVNF; from the coding sequence GTGGTGATTGAAATACCCGGAACTATTTTTTTAGATTTAGACGGAACCTTGTTAGATACTTCTCCAAGGCATTACAAACTATATCAAGATATCCTTAATAATAAAGGAGTATCAGAATCAAAAGTTTCCCTTGAAAAATTCTGGAACATGAAACGTGCAGGTATAAAAACACGTGATATTTTACCTGCATCTTTATCAAATGAGATTATAGACAGTTTTGAAAAGGAATGGCTGCAGAAAATAGAAAAAAAATCATACCTGCAGTACGATGAACCTTTTCCCAAAACAAAAAAGGTCTTATCCTGCTTAAATAAAGAATTTGATCTGGTTCTGGTCACATTAAGGAATAATACCGAAAATCTTCACTGGGAACTCTCAAAATTAGGCTTGCAAAATTATTTTAAAGCTATAATCTGCGGTGAAGGTCCTAAGAATAAATTAGTTGAAGACTATTTAATGGATAGTCCTGATGAGAAATGTATAATTATCGGTGATACTGAAGAAGATATAAAAACAGGTCTAGAATTGGAAATAATTACCATTTCGGTTACATGGGGAATAAGATCTAGGGGCTTTTTAGAACAGTTTAACCATGACTTTTGTATAGACAGTTTTCAAGAAATAATGGACATCGTTAATTTTTAA
- a CDS encoding MarR family transcriptional regulator gives MENIEGPEKYICFKLNKVRRKIHRYYESKLAPFNITPVQFYVLSALWDKDEIKFKDLARRLDMDGSTLTGILDRMEKRGFIKRKEDPDDRRSILVCLTNESREIRPQMIEIAQDLDREFRDKVPDEEFRTLLKVLDKL, from the coding sequence ATGGAAAATATAGAAGGACCTGAAAAGTACATCTGCTTTAAACTTAACAAAGTGAGGCGTAAGATACATCGGTACTATGAAAGCAAATTAGCGCCTTTTAACATTACTCCAGTTCAATTCTATGTGCTCAGTGCGTTATGGGATAAAGACGAAATAAAATTTAAAGACCTGGCACGTAGGTTAGATATGGACGGTTCTACCCTTACTGGAATACTTGACCGGATGGAAAAAAGGGGATTTATAAAGAGAAAAGAAGATCCAGATGACCGCAGGTCAATTTTAGTGTGTTTAACCAATGAATCAAGGGAAATTAGACCTCAAATGATAGAAATTGCCCAGGATCTTGACCGCGAATTCAGAGATAAGGTTCCAGATGAAGAATTCAGGACGCTTCTTAAAGTTTTAGATAAATTATAG
- a CDS encoding head GIN domain-containing protein translates to MKKYIFAALIILAVVAASGCTTQGTTGSGNVVNQSQNVSGFNQVSVDGSGTLIITQGNKESLTIEAEDNILPNIKTSVNNNVLNIRHSNYTLVPTKPVKYYLTVKDLNSITYSGGGKIQSNGLKTNSLTININGAGEGTLSNLNVEALKIIISGAGKLTMSGTANNQDISISGAGEYNAGDLTSKIATITISGAGRGTVKVSNSLNAVVNGAGQISYIGNPQVTKQLNGAGSIKQVTG, encoded by the coding sequence TTGAAAAAATATATCTTTGCAGCTTTAATTATTTTAGCAGTTGTTGCTGCATCTGGATGTACAACGCAAGGTACAACCGGGTCTGGAAATGTAGTAAACCAATCACAAAATGTAAGCGGTTTTAACCAGGTTTCAGTTGATGGTTCAGGTACCTTAATTATAACTCAAGGGAATAAAGAATCATTGACTATTGAAGCAGAAGATAATATCCTGCCAAATATTAAAACCAGTGTAAATAACAATGTTTTAAACATCAGACACAGCAACTATACTTTAGTACCTACCAAACCAGTTAAATATTATTTAACAGTAAAAGACCTTAATTCCATCACATATTCTGGAGGAGGGAAAATCCAGTCCAACGGTTTAAAAACCAATTCATTGACTATAAACATCAATGGGGCAGGTGAAGGCACCCTAAGCAATTTAAACGTTGAAGCCCTTAAAATCATAATTTCAGGAGCAGGCAAATTAACCATGTCAGGCACTGCCAACAATCAGGATATCAGCATCTCTGGAGCAGGGGAATATAACGCAGGTGATTTAACCAGCAAAATAGCGACCATAACAATTAGCGGTGCAGGAAGAGGAACTGTTAAAGTATCTAACTCATTAAATGCAGTAGTTAATGGTGCAGGGCAGATATCTTACATAGGTAATCCACAGGTAACTAAACAGCTGAACGGTGCTGGAAGTATAAAACAGGTTACAGGTTAA
- a CDS encoding DUF2115 domain-containing protein → MLIKDINLSKNVPRQTLLDALKNEAGTIHITDIMAAFTHLKKESAYVQENYREEFDQAYIQSFLMRIKKIQDNNKQYEGFVNADELQEAIKILKEQQKLAELDHRQHMHFFKIYRIITLYTTFVMDEPVHPVGMPFPGGFEIKQKDGIYYCPVKESQKNNPGAVCGICIAEQDPDV, encoded by the coding sequence ATGTTAATTAAAGATATCAATCTTTCAAAAAATGTTCCAAGACAGACATTATTAGATGCTTTGAAAAACGAAGCAGGAACTATACACATAACTGACATAATGGCCGCATTCACCCATCTAAAAAAAGAATCTGCCTATGTACAGGAAAATTACCGCGAAGAATTTGACCAGGCGTATATTCAATCATTCTTAATGCGCATCAAGAAGATACAAGATAACAATAAACAATATGAAGGGTTCGTGAATGCTGATGAACTTCAAGAAGCTATTAAAATCTTAAAAGAGCAGCAAAAGTTGGCAGAACTTGATCACAGGCAGCACATGCATTTTTTCAAAATTTACCGAATCATTACACTTTACACAACATTTGTAATGGACGAACCAGTTCACCCTGTAGGAATGCCATTTCCAGGGGGATTTGAAATCAAACAAAAAGATGGAATATACTACTGTCCTGTAAAAGAAAGTCAAAAAAACAATCCAGGGGCTGTTTGTGGAATTTGTATAGCTGAACAGGACCCAGACGTTTAA
- a CDS encoding endonuclease III domain-containing protein yields the protein MQEQIIKIYDKLYDLYGPQGWWPLINHDGTNPTKTGAIRGYHPENYDLPAKRDQIYEIILGAILTQNTSWLSAEMALFNLNELNVIDPEKLLKLDVETLKSAIRCAGFLNQKSVYLREITRFFIEIDGNVPTRKELLAVKGVGNETADSILLYAYKQPQFVVDAYTKRIFSHLGIVSEDIKYMELKELFESNLPEDVPLYQEYHALIVEHAKRYYSKKPYGVNDSLKELMKY from the coding sequence ATGCAGGAACAGATAATTAAAATCTATGATAAACTTTATGACCTTTACGGCCCGCAGGGCTGGTGGCCATTAATAAATCACGATGGGACAAATCCAACAAAAACTGGAGCTATCAGGGGTTATCATCCTGAAAATTATGATTTGCCCGCGAAGCGGGATCAAATCTATGAGATAATCCTTGGTGCAATTTTGACGCAGAATACATCCTGGTTGTCTGCAGAAATGGCATTATTCAACCTCAATGAATTAAATGTAATTGACCCTGAAAAATTGTTAAAGTTAGATGTTGAAACCTTGAAATCAGCCATCCGCTGTGCAGGATTTTTAAACCAGAAGTCAGTTTACCTCAGGGAAATAACCAGATTTTTTATAGAAATCGATGGGAATGTCCCAACAAGAAAAGAATTACTGGCAGTTAAAGGTGTTGGTAATGAAACTGCCGATTCAATTCTTCTTTATGCTTATAAACAGCCCCAGTTCGTGGTTGATGCATATACAAAACGGATATTTTCTCATTTGGGAATTGTCAGTGAAGATATAAAATATATGGAACTTAAAGAACTGTTTGAATCAAACCTGCCTGAGGATGTGCCTCTTTATCAGGAATATCATGCTTTGATAGTGGAACATGCTAAAAGATATTACAGTAAAAAGCCTTATGGTGTAAATGACTCTTTAAAAGAGTTAATGAAGTATTAA
- a CDS encoding nuclear transport factor 2 family protein, whose amino-acid sequence MKEKRMKQIIDEYIKAYNEFDVTGMLRNVHEDVELKNTTNGEVNVQLKGIDTLKKQAEQSLSLFEKRELKIIEQVIEGNTVKNKINFKGVIAMDFPEGGVKSGELVKLEGKSVFQFEKGKIILIEDVR is encoded by the coding sequence ATGAAAGAAAAACGAATGAAACAGATCATCGATGAATACATTAAAGCATATAACGAATTCGACGTTACAGGGATGCTTAGAAATGTCCATGAAGATGTTGAACTTAAAAACACCACAAATGGAGAAGTAAATGTCCAGCTTAAAGGTATTGACACCTTAAAGAAACAGGCCGAACAATCATTGAGCTTATTTGAAAAAAGAGAGTTGAAAATTATTGAACAGGTGATTGAAGGCAATACAGTAAAAAATAAGATTAATTTTAAAGGAGTTATCGCCATGGATTTTCCAGAAGGCGGCGTTAAATCAGGCGAACTCGTTAAACTAGAAGGCAAATCTGTTTTTCAGTTTGAAAAGGGTAAAATAATTTTAATTGAAGACGTAAGGTGA
- a CDS encoding tetratricopeptide repeat protein, giving the protein MGILNIFKTKNDGNSFIKKGNKCLDHGKYDEAIKYFDQGLKINPEDSTLWNNRGVAFENLGKKNEAFKSYDNASKLDPKHFRSRQNKGVILYNWGEYENALKCFNEAININSKYIEALHGKGLVFGKINKNKEAIECFDKAISINPKFIYAWYDKGLVFGKINKNKEAIECFDKAISINSRFVDAWQGKGLAFIGIKEHQEAIKCFDKALKINPKNAESWHQKGFSFKELGKYEEAIKCFDKALELDSNNFMLWCNKGHTLEKLGKYQESLEHIDKSIMLYPENIYAFYKKGNVLTKLGRNEEAIESFNKALEINRGFEPALNTQKEILKAKKYKI; this is encoded by the coding sequence ATTGGAATACTAAATATTTTTAAAACTAAAAATGATGGAAATTCATTTATTAAAAAGGGCAATAAATGCCTAGATCATGGTAAATATGATGAAGCTATTAAATATTTTGATCAAGGTTTAAAAATAAATCCAGAAGATTCTACACTCTGGAATAATAGAGGTGTTGCTTTTGAAAACCTTGGTAAAAAGAATGAAGCTTTTAAATCTTATGATAACGCTTCAAAATTAGATCCAAAACATTTTAGATCACGACAAAATAAAGGTGTGATTCTATATAATTGGGGAGAATATGAAAATGCTTTAAAATGCTTTAATGAAGCTATAAATATAAATTCAAAATATATAGAAGCATTACATGGCAAAGGACTGGTTTTTGGAAAAATTAATAAAAATAAAGAAGCAATTGAATGTTTTGATAAAGCCATATCTATAAATCCCAAGTTTATATATGCATGGTATGACAAAGGACTGGTTTTTGGAAAAATTAATAAAAATAAAGAAGCAATTGAATGTTTCGATAAAGCCATATCTATAAATTCAAGATTTGTAGATGCATGGCAGGGCAAAGGATTGGCATTTATAGGAATTAAAGAACATCAAGAAGCAATAAAATGTTTTGATAAAGCTTTAAAGATAAACCCGAAGAATGCAGAGTCATGGCATCAGAAAGGTTTCAGCTTTAAAGAACTGGGAAAATATGAAGAAGCGATAAAATGTTTTGATAAAGCGTTGGAACTTGATTCAAACAATTTTATGTTATGGTGTAATAAAGGTCACACTCTAGAAAAACTGGGGAAATATCAGGAATCACTGGAACACATTGATAAATCAATCATGTTATATCCAGAAAATATTTATGCATTTTATAAAAAAGGCAATGTTCTTACAAAACTTGGAAGAAATGAAGAAGCAATAGAATCTTTCAATAAAGCTTTAGAAATAAATCGGGGCTTTGAGCCTGCTTTAAATACTCAAAAAGAGATTTTAAAAGCTAAAAAATATAAAATCTAA
- a CDS encoding TetR/AcrR family transcriptional regulator, translating into MAENKGNINKLEEKTTKERIFESAINLFAQKGFDATSMREIAEAVGIKKASLYSHYKSKNEIMDNIFEYFKKELMKMRPPEAQNLDKIDKITPEIFRQRADLTLGIFKNPVIEKIFRIISSEQFRDKRARMIVLECLIHEPYSFSRAVLEIMVKKGVINEIDPDVKAMEFQYSIYTLFMEYLLLKSGNSDTGKIEEMIEKHLDYFVNSLEKK; encoded by the coding sequence ATGGCCGAAAATAAAGGCAATATAAATAAATTAGAAGAAAAAACTACAAAAGAAAGAATATTTGAATCTGCTATTAATTTATTTGCCCAAAAAGGGTTTGATGCAACATCCATGCGAGAAATAGCAGAAGCTGTAGGTATTAAAAAGGCATCTCTTTACAGCCACTACAAAAGCAAGAATGAAATAATGGATAATATTTTCGAATACTTTAAAAAAGAATTAATGAAAATGAGGCCTCCAGAAGCCCAGAATCTGGACAAAATAGATAAAATTACGCCAGAAATTTTCCGTCAGAGGGCCGATCTTACCCTGGGTATTTTTAAAAATCCAGTAATAGAAAAAATATTCAGGATTATCTCCAGCGAGCAGTTTAGAGATAAAAGAGCCAGAATGATCGTTCTGGAATGCCTGATTCATGAGCCATACTCCTTTTCAAGGGCTGTATTAGAAATTATGGTCAAAAAAGGAGTAATAAATGAAATAGATCCTGATGTTAAAGCTATGGAGTTTCAGTACTCAATATACACCTTATTTATGGAATATTTGCTTTTAAAAAGCGGTAATTCAGATACGGGTAAAATAGAAGAAATGATTGAAAAACATCTGGATTATTTTGTAAACAGCCTGGAGAAAAAGTGA